DNA sequence from the Staphylococcus epidermidis genome:
GTAAAATGAATTGTTCGTTCCATTAGTAACCCTCCATTTCATGATTTGATTTGCCACTAGGTACCATTGGATTAACTGGTTCTATAGGTGAGATTCTAACTTCAATGAGTGCCGGTCCATGATATGCAAATGCTTCATCAATTGAAGATTCTAATTTATCTGGAGAATCTATCAAGAATCCCTTAATACCATATGCTTCCGCCATTTTCATAAAATCAGGTTGATCGTTAAATACAGAATGAGAAAATCGTTTATTAAAGAATTTATCTTGCCATTGTTTTACCATACCTAAAGTTCCGTTATTAATAAGTACTATTTTGACATTAAGTCCATATTCTGGAAGTAAAGCCATTTCTTGGTTCGTCATTTGAAAACCGCCATCTCCTACAAAACATACAACTGTTTTCTCAGGTTCAGCTAATTGTGCTCCTATTGCTGATGGAATTCCAAATCCCATAGTACCTAAACCACCACTTGTTACCCATTGTCCATAATTTTTAAATGGATAGAATTGTGCTGTCCACATTTGGTGTTGGCCTACGTCAGTTGTAACAATTGCATTTCCATTGGTAACTTTGCCAATATATTCAATCGCTTTTTGTGGTTTGCAAAAGTTTTTATCATTTTCATCATATTTAAATGGATAGTTACTTTTGTTATTAATACAATAATCGTTCCATTCTTCGTGGGAGGATGTTAAAACTTGCTCATGGCATAAGTTCTCAAGCACAAGCTTGCAATCAGCGACTATACCTAAATCTGTATTAATAACTTTATTTATTTCAGAAGGGTCGATATCTACATGTACAACCTTTGCATTTGGTGCGAATGCATCAGGCTTACTTGCAAGACGATCATCGAATCTACTACCTAAATTGATAAGTAAATCACAATTTGTTAAAGCCATATTACTTGCATAAGATCCATGCATACCTCCCATACCTAAGAATAAAGGGTGATGATAAGGTACTGCTCCAAGTCCTAGGAGAGTTGTAACTGTAGGGATTTGATGTCTTGTCACAAATTCTGTTAATAAATGATTAGATTTAGAGTGATTAATACCAGCACCTGCAAGAATAAGAGGTTTCTTAGCTTCTTTAATCATATATATTAACTTATTAATATCCTCTTTATTTGGGTTACTATTAACTTCATAACCAGGAATATTAATATCTTTTGTAAGTTCAACATCAGTTTTAAGCACACCCATATCTTTAGGGAAATCAATCACTACAGGACCTTTTCTTC
Encoded proteins:
- the ilvB gene encoding biosynthetic-type acetolactate synthase large subunit gives rise to the protein MASPHPSVHQTKESQPLITRSGSQLLVEALQQEDVDFIFGYPGGAVLPLYDTFYDGKIKHILARHEQGATHAAEGYARVSGKTGVVVVTSGPGATNAITGITDAYSDSLPLVVFTGQVATPGIGKDAFQEADLLSMTTPITKHNYQVKKIEDIPRIVHEAFHLANTGRKGPVVIDFPKDMGVLKTDVELTKDINIPGYEVNSNPNKEDINKLIYMIKEAKKPLILAGAGINHSKSNHLLTEFVTRHQIPTVTTLLGLGAVPYHHPLFLGMGGMHGSYASNMALTNCDLLINLGSRFDDRLASKPDAFAPNAKVVHVDIDPSEINKVINTDLGIVADCKLVLENLCHEQVLTSSHEEWNDYCINNKSNYPFKYDENDKNFCKPQKAIEYIGKVTNGNAIVTTDVGQHQMWTAQFYPFKNYGQWVTSGGLGTMGFGIPSAIGAQLAEPEKTVVCFVGDGGFQMTNQEMALLPEYGLNVKIVLINNGTLGMVKQWQDKFFNKRFSHSVFNDQPDFMKMAEAYGIKGFLIDSPDKLESSIDEAFAYHGPALIEVRISPIEPVNPMVPSGKSNHEMEGY